In the Brettanomyces nanus chromosome 1, complete sequence genome, ACATTGTCTGTATGATTTCTCTCTCTTGGCTAAATTAAAATCTGGTCCATCTTTAGAAACAAGTTTCAAGCTACTTCGTTATCGACAAGGTAACACAATGAAAGATTTTCGTACGAGGTGGAAGATTCAATCTCTCAAAAAGGCCATAGTGAAGTTACATCCTATAGAGGAAGTTAGACAGCAACTTAGCAGTACACTAGTGGAGAGCTCACAGCTTTTACGCGAGTATGGAAGACTTGATCTAGCTACTAAAAACATAACTCACGCTCTTACACTTGGTACGGATAACTCTTTTGTGAATTTTGAATTCGCTCAATTGCTTTGGGCACAAGGTGGCCATCGACAAGCACTCAAAACTTTAAAAAGCGTTATTGACAGTGAGAAAATCAAGTCGCCTGAGATGGCCCTTCAGTACACACAGTGGTTGGAAAATTCAGCCAATGGTAGTTCCGATGAGATTATTAAAGGTTATCGGTCAGTAGCTCAGGATAACAAGAATCTGGAATTCTGCGGCAAGGCTCAATACTATCTAGGACGGTATTACAATAAATTGCTCGACGCACAGGAGATCGAAACCCCAGGGTTGAAACGACTAGAGAAGGATTTTTATGGTGATTTGGAGTTTAATGTTATTAAGGCATACATGAgatcagcttctttctctactGAGTACTTGTTTGAAGTGCTACCTAAAGCTGTGACTATTTGGCTTGACTATTCGACTAAGTATCGCGACTCAAAGCTGCTTAGATCATACTCCAGCGAGATTATTATGGCCAAGAGGAATGATAACTACTCTGGCATTTTGAAATTTATTACTATGTGTATTAATGACGGCGAGACATACAAGTGGTACACGGTTCTTTCGCAGTTAATATCGCGTATGATTCATGGAGATAAGGATACAGAGACCCTTATTTTGCACATAATTACCCAGATGGCAATGAAGTATCCGCAGGTGATCTTGTATTCCGTCTATTCTCAGGTACAGTCTGATTCTTCCGAGAGACGCAAGAGAGGTCAGAAGATTTGTGCTTCTCTTCAGAATGCACGTGATGAAGTTCTCGTAAACCAGGTTCAGTCCGCATTTGAATTACTTGAAGCATTAAAGGGAATATGCCAAGCAAGAACATCCAAGGAGGGCAAAGTTAAGTTATGGGAAGATCTAAAATTCTCCTTTAGGAGAGGTTCAGAATGCCTTTCTTTGGCACTACCAATCAGAGCCAACTTTGATAGGCTTCACTCGCCCGTGCTTACCACGAAATCAAAATCGACTAAGCACCATAACATTGATAACTTTATCACTTTCTCGAAATTTGAGCCCGAGGTCAGTATTTTAAGTTCCATGCAGAAGCCCAGAAAGATATATGTCATTGGAAGTGATAACAAACGCTACAGCATTCTTTGCAAGCCAAACGATGACTTAAGAAAAGATAGTAAGCTGATGGAGTTTGCTACAGTCATGGATAGACTTTTGCAGACGGATATCGAGTCGGAGAAGAGAAGCCTTTCCATAACATCATACGCCGTGGTGCCACTCAATGAAAACATGGGTTTGATCGAAATGGTGGATAACGTGCGGACCATCAGAGACATCATGCTAATGTATCTTCAATGGCAAGGAAATCGGTTTGATTACGCAAAAATGAAGACTCTTATGGGAGATCCTGCTCTATCTTTGAGTGAAAAGCTTCATAACTATGAAAAACTGAAGACATACTATAGACCCGTCTTGCAGCTTTGGTTTGCAGATAAGTTTCCCAATCCAGTTAACTGGTACGAAGCACGGAATAGGTATACGAGATCATGTGCCGTGATGTCGATCGTAGGATATTTACTCGGAATGGGCGACAGGCATGGTGACAACATTCTTTTGAACGAAATCACAGGCCAGATATTGCATGTCGACTTTGATTGTTTGTTTGATAAGGGTAAGAAACTACAAGTTCCGGAAAGAGTACCTTTCAGATTGACTCAAAATATGGTGGCTGCAATGGGCGTTAATGGGTACGAGGGAACATTTAGGAAAGCATGTGAGGTGACCATGAGATTGATTCGGCAGAATGAAAACATCTTGATGAACATTTTAGAAACTTTCCTATATGATCCTATTTTAGATTGGAAGAAAAcatccaaaaagagaagaggtGTGGACCATAACCCTGATAGCAGCTCCAAGCTACAACCACAAGTGGCTCTGAATACCATTCGAAGGAAAATTAAGGGCATATTGGATCCTAGGGATCTTGATACGGGTGCTAAAGATAGCGGCGGACTCTCGGTGTCTGTAAATGCACAAGTAGATGGAGTGATACAACAGGCCACTTCAGATGAAAATTTAGCCCAGATGTATATTGGATGGATGGCATTTTTATAGATATAGAATATGCTTTTGGATAGATATAATTTGTTGATATATGGAACATACATAGATACATACTATTCATGTTTTGGGGGATGCGGCAGATAATAAAATTAGAATGACGAAGCCGATAATTTAGAATCAATCATCGAACACCTCATCGGAAATGTTATCACTTTCGGCAAGATTCGAGTCATCATCGGCGTCGccgtcatcgtcatcatcaccatcatcaaagtcGCTTTCGTCATCGTCAGCATCGGCGTCATCAGCATCAGAGTaatcttcctcatcatcatcttgaGGATCTTCATCAGAGGGAGCAAAGTCAGGTTCAGCAGCgctttcttcaccatcGCTTTCGGAATCACTTTCGCTAGACAAAAAGGACCAACCACCGTCGACAAAAAACTGATATGGATCGGCTTGTATCGTTTTCATAATAGTTGGCCAGTTCAAATTAACGGCACCTTCACTGTACGGAATATCAACATCCGTCAACCATGCTTTAACATCTTCAAGCGTTTCCATTGGAATAGTAGAGATGTGAGCAACTGGTTTACCCAAGTCCTTGAACACAAATACAAGATCAAAGTTCTTTAAACCAAATTGGACTCTTTCCAAATGGGCAatctcaacttcttcaagcgTGATGACCAAAAATGGTAGGTCAACCAATTGTACAAGACAGTCTCTCGTTGGCACGCAAAGAACGGCTGACCTGGATGGAACACCTTGAAAGCCAAGTTCTCTGAATGGAACGTCTAAGTCGAGTAGACCATGAGAGGCATCTGCAATATGCTCAGCAAACTGTTTGAACTCTTTGTCAAGGGCGGCACGTCGTCTACGCTCTTCCTGTTCTTGTTCTAGTTCATCCTCGTCACCATATCTgtatcttctctttctgctcCCAGTCTCATCAATAGATGCATCCGTAGCCTCTCTGTAGAACTGAACGTTATAagtctttttctttccaatcaTAATCGGCGTTTTCAAATGACAATGAATAATGACAAGCAACTCTCCCTTGCAGGACTGAAAGAAAATGTGCTTGATATTGGAGAATAAAACATTCACTCTATGATCACCTCTGCCAAATGACTGGTATCGAATACCATTCTGATGGATGGCCACATAACCAGCAAATCTTTTGGAATCTGGGGTGGGACGAAGGAACACATTATCCAAACGACGAGGACGGTTCACCTCGACCAAGTTGGCCTGCGAAACAACATCGgccatttctcttttatctGTGTCCCTTTTAACagcctctttcttcatatctGTAATCTTCTTAAGTACTTCGGCCATTCTTGCACCATCCTTAGAACGGAAGGTGATACTACGGATGAATTGTTTGTCGTCACCAGTCTCATATGGCAGCTCCAATCTTcgtgatgatgatacacCAGggaagttgaagttcaaaCGTAGTTGAGTATACTCGCCCTCTTCATTCTTGGAACCATTTTTATAAGCGTTAATATGGAACGGCACAGGTCTACCGCATATTGGTAAAATGATGGTTTGGTTCTTAGAATCGATAtgaatcttcaagtctCTTACATTGGTTGGAATCTGAGATTCTCTGACGTAGGACTCATACTTTTTGAATacaagtttcttttcaatatcttcgGTAGCAGCCTCCGAGTTGAATCTCTCAAGACCTTCTTTTTGCCTTCGCTCATGCAACTCCTTCTGTATTTCACGCTGGATTTGCAgctgatcttcttcagagctTTTCTGTTTGGCTCTCTGTTTTGCTTTCAATACACGAGTATTTGCAGAACTAGTAATCTTAGCATCACTACTACGCTTAACctccttcttgattttggtGGTTCCGGGTTCAGATTTGACTTTTGCATCATCCCTTgtatc is a window encoding:
- a CDS encoding uncharacterized protein (MEROPS:MER0026495~BUSCO:EOG09340G1D), which produces MSEVKIDEAAFRRRLHQLQKNLTTSDYFKSVNGLLIMVGSSDDFNPYQKSTILHTWLLGYEFPATGIYITSKKILVVTSVGKAKYLSPLKSSPNGSYTMTILCRNKDPEHNRKLFAEFLEEIQKSGKRIGILPRDHYQGKFMEEWNPIWEGAKAQFDLVDASVGVSKTLELKDEEEQRNLRVASRASTNMMSYFTDEMGRIIDEELKITNSQLVEQIENKIDDVKFFKRMETDKAMKRLGNNFDLNNLDWCYKPIVQSNGKYQLKFSVESNDEKLGGNVIMSSLGMRYKSYCSNVTRTFLIGPTKEMERNYDFLLRLQSKAFSLLKDGAIASEIYKAVADYINKERPDLDSHFLKNMGSLIGIDFRDSNGVISPKNGRRLNEGSVVNLVLGLHDLHDDKQGDYGLMIADTVRITGEEPIILTDSPRLRKFIAFYFDDEDEDTRDDAKVKSEPGTTKIKKEVKRSSDAKITSSANTRVLKAKQRAKQKSSEEDQLQIQREIQKELHERRQKEGLERFNSEAATEDIEKKLVFKKYESYVRESQIPTNVRDLKIHIDSKNQTIILPICGRPVPFHINAYKNGSKNEEGEYTQLRLNFNFPGVSSSRRLELPYETGDDKQFIRSITFRSKDGARMAEVLKKITDMKKEAVKRDTDKREMADVVSQANLVEVNRPRRLDNVFLRPTPDSKRFAGYVAIHQNGIRYQSFGRGDHRVNVLFSNIKHIFFQSCKGELLVIIHCHLKTPIMIGKKKTYNVQFYREATDASIDETGSRKRRYRYGDEDELEQEQEERRRRAALDKEFKQFAEHIADASHGLLDLDVPFRELGFQGVPSRSAVLCVPTRDCLVQLVDLPFLVITLEEVEIAHLERVQFGLKNFDLVFVFKDLGKPVAHISTIPMETLEDVKAWLTDVDIPYSEGAVNLNWPTIMKTIQADPYQFFVDGGWSFLSSESDSESDGEESAAEPDFAPSDEDPQDDDEEDYSDADDADADDDESDFDDGDDDDDGDADDDSNLAESDNISDEVFDD